The sequence TTCGGGAGCGCCGTGTGTGCCTTCTTCAATGCGCCCCAGAACCTGTCCTGGTCCGTGACTGTGGGCAGGTTGACCCGCGAGGACCGCGAGCGCATCGCGGCATGGCTGGCCGAAGGGCTCGGCTTCGCCGAGATCGGCCGACGGCTCGGACGGCCGACATCCACGATCAGCCGTGAGGTGGCGCGCAACAGCGCGAAGGATGGCTACCTGGCCGAGGTCGCTCAGCGAGCCTCGGGCCACCGTGCCCGCAGGCACAAGCCGGTGCGGCCCGCCGAGGAGACGAGCGAGCAGCCGCCCGAAGCGATACGCGGCTTCGTTGACCGCTTCGCGAGTCTCCTGACCGCGACCGGCCTGCCACGGATGACCGCCCGCGTGTTCGTCTGCCTCCTCACAGCCGACGCGGACGGTCTGACCGCAGCCGACCTGGTGCGCAGACTCCAGGTCAGCCCGGCCTCGGTGTCCAAGTCCATCGGCTACCTCGAAGCCATGGACCTGGTTCTTCGGCAGCAGGATCGAGGTGGGCGCAGGGAGCGGTATCTCATCGACGACGACGTCTGGCTTCGGGCATGGCGGACCGACACCGGCGCACACGGCGAGATCGCGACCGCCGCACGACAGGGCGTCGAGATCGTCGGCGCCGACACAACCGCAGGGGCCCGGCTCGCCACGATGGGCCGGTTCTTCGCCAGGCTCAGCGAGCAGATGAGCGGCAGCACCTTCGCCGAGCCAGTCGCCGACGACGTGCTGACCGTCTTCGCCGCACTCGTGCATGCCGGTCGGCCGCTCACTCCCGAGACGCTGGCCCGCGCACTCGGCTGGCCTCGGGACAGGGTGGGTGGGGCTCTCGACACGATCCGAAACCGGCCGGCCGTCGCCGACCCCCTCGCCCTGTGAGTCGTGGAACCCGGGGCCTACACCGTCACGGCGTGCCCTGACCGGCTGAGCCCCGAGCAACG comes from Saccharomonospora xinjiangensis XJ-54 and encodes:
- a CDS encoding GbsR/MarR family transcriptional regulator codes for the protein MTREDRERIAAWLAEGLGFAEIGRRLGRPTSTISREVARNSAKDGYLAEVAQRASGHRARRHKPVRPAEETSEQPPEAIRGFVDRFASLLTATGLPRMTARVFVCLLTADADGLTAADLVRRLQVSPASVSKSIGYLEAMDLVLRQQDRGGRRERYLIDDDVWLRAWRTDTGAHGEIATAARQGVEIVGADTTAGARLATMGRFFARLSEQMSGSTFAEPVADDVLTVFAALVHAGRPLTPETLARALGWPRDRVGGALDTIRNRPAVADPLAL